A single genomic interval of Drosophila virilis strain 15010-1051.87 chromosome 2, Dvir_AGI_RSII-ME, whole genome shotgun sequence harbors:
- the Orp8 gene encoding oxysterol-binding protein-related protein 8 isoform X12 — translation MNSLQDPAVIVLADWLKVRGTLKSWTKLWCVLKPGLLLIYKSQKTKSSHWVGTVMLTSCQVIERPSKKDGFCFKLFHPMEQSIWAPRGPDKETIGAVVQPLPTAYLIFRAPSQAAGKCWMDALELSLRCSALLLRTNSSTTPSSNYAGEPLPVSNETQWSEADYEKHFNDHDLDADSQNEAPNAAMSGLESDSESEAAQEDDLDQVPCEETCYVPFQEEEFGEQGEQVEELAEENKSLIWCIVKQVRPGMDLSKVVLPTFILEPRSFLDKLSDSYYHADLLSRAVHEDDAFTRMKIIVQWYLSGFYKKPKGLKKPYNPILGETFRCYWEHPNGSRTYYIAEQVSHHPPVSAFYVTNREDGFSITCSILAKSKFYGNSTSAVLEGTATMTLLPRGEIYTATTPYAHCKGILMGTLSMELGGKINIECENTGYKTELEFKLKPFLGGADATNVVVGKIKLGKETLATIQGHWDKECRLKDLKTGEEILLFKADADMRSKRLTRYLVPMEKQLPTESERLWRLVSEAIAREDQVAATEEKTVLEESQRASAKERAENDKKHIPTLFELNDYGQWIYKYSDLRPWDVRNDVRQYECDYKVITETRNKTVPVVLGADKLIPLRAGMNSVALSFRHLTIVPSAEGSKAPKAKNKSLVLAPRDTNSDSSQSPQGAVKRGSNSAAIKQLTNAVEQMNATLQSHTKQLNDITRRLERMQYAPSSRHSNVHELIGGGVSLSTVIKSLIYALIGLMVSLILRWLFK, via the exons ATGAACTCGCTGCAGGATCCGGCGGTTATAGTACTAGCTGACTGGCTGAAG GTGCGCGGCACACTCAAGTCCTGGACGAAGCTGTGGTGCGTGCTGAAGCCGGGCCTACTGCTCATCTACAAGAGTCAAAAGACAAAAAGCAGCCATTGGGTGGGCACAGTTATGTTGACCTCTTGTCAGGTCATTGAGCGACCCAGCAAAAAGGATGGTTTCTGCTTCAAGCTCTTTCATCCCATGGAGCAGTCCATTTGGGCACCACGAGGACCAGACAAGGAGACAATCG GCGCTGTGGTGCAACCACTGCCGACCGCTTATCTGATCTTCCGTGCCCCCAGTCAGGCGGCCGGCAAATGCTGGATGGATGCACTCGAGCTGTCGCTGCGCTGCTCAGCTTTATTGCTGCGCACTAACAGCAGCACTACGCCTTCCAGCAATTATGCCGGCGAGCCGCTGCCCGTCTCGAACGAGACACAGTGGTCGGAGGCTGACTACGAGAAGCATTTCAACGATCATG ATCTGGACGCTGACAGCCAGAATGAGGCGCCCAATGCGGCCATGTCTGGTCTGGAGTCTGATTCAGAGTCAGAGGCGGCGCAGGAAGATGATCTTGACCAGGTACCATGCGAGGAAACGTGCTATGTCCCATTTCAAGAAGAGGAATTCGGTGAG CAAGGAGAACAGGTGGAGGAGCTGGCAGAGGAGAACAAGAGCCTCATCTGGTGTATCGTAAAACAGGTTCGACCCGGAATGGATCTTAGCAAGGTGGTGCTGCCTACATTTATACTCGAGCCGCGTTCGTTTCTGGACAAGCTCTCAGACTCTTATTATCATGCTGATTTGCTCTCTAG GGCTGTGCATGAGGATGATGCATTCACGCGCATGAAGATCATTGTGCAATGGTACCTGTCTGGATTCTATAAGAAACCCAAAGGCCTCAAAAAGCCATATAATCCCATATTGGGCGAAACGTTTCGTTGCTATTGGGAGCATCCAAATGGCTCTCGCACGTATTACATTGCCGAGCAAGTCTCTCACCATCCGCCCGTTTCGGCCTTTTATGTGACTAACCGCGAGGATGGCTTTAGCATCACCTGCTCCATCTTGGCGAAATCGAAGTTCTATGGCAACAGCACATCGGCCGTGCTGGAGGGCACGGCTACGATGACGCTATTGCCCCGCGGCGAAATTTATACAGCGACCACGCCCTATGCTCACTGCAAGGGTATACTCATGGGTACATTGTCCATGGAACTTGGCGGCAAGATAAACATCGAGTGCGAGAACACCGGTTACAAGACGGAGCTCGAATTCAAACTGAAGCCATTCCTCGGCGGCGCGGATGCCACCAATGTGGTCGTGGGCAAAATTAAATTGGGCAAAGAGACGCTGGCGACTATACAAGGTCACTGGGATAAAGAGTGTCGTCTCAAGGATCTGAAAACAGGCGAGGAAATATTGCTCTTTAAGGCCGATGCAGATATGCGCTCGAAGCGGCTCACCCGCTATCTGGTGCCAATGGAAAAACAACTGCCAACGGAATCGGAACGCCTCTGGCGTCTCGTATCCGAGGCTATAGCGCGCGAGGATCAAGTTGCTGCCACCGAAGAGAAAACCGTGCTTGAGGAAAGCCAGCGGGCATCGGCCAAGGAACGTGCTGAAAACGATAAGAAACATATTCCGACGCTTTTCGAGCTGAACGATTACGGTCAATggatatacaaatattcagaTTTGCGGCCATGGGACGTGCGTAACGATGTGCGCCAATACGAATGCGATTACAAGGTGATCACCGAGACTCGAAATAAAACTGTTCCCGTCGTGCTCGGCGCCGACAAGTTGATTCCGCTGCGTGCCGGTATGAATTCAGTCGCTCTGTCCTTTCGACATTTAACTATTGTACCATCCGCAGAGGGCTCCAAGGCGCCCAAGGCTAAAAACAAATCCCTTGTGCTGGCACCACGCGACACTAACTCGGATTCAAGCCAATCACCCCAAGGCGCCGTCAAGCGCGGCTCCAATAGCGCCGCCATCAAACA ACTCACAAATGCCGTGGAACAGATGAATGCAACACTGCAGAGTCACACGAAACAGCTAAATGACATCACACGCCGACTCGAGCGTATGCAGTATGCACCGTCCTCTAGACACTCCAATGTGCACGAGCTAATTGGCGGCGGAGTTTCCCTATCGACGGTGATCAAGTCGCTAATTTATGCACTAATTGGGCTCATGGTCAGCTTGATTCTGCGTTGGCTGTTCAAATAG
- the Orp8 gene encoding oxysterol-binding protein-related protein 8 isoform X13, producing MWCSRLVLNNYLSHSSTHPKADLDADSQNEAPNAAMSGLESDSESEAAQEDDLDQVPCEETCYVPFQEEEFGEQGEQVEELAEENKSLIWCIVKQVRPGMDLSKVVLPTFILEPRSFLDKLSDSYYHADLLSRAVHEDDAFTRMKIIVQWYLSGFYKKPKGLKKPYNPILGETFRCYWEHPNGSRTYYIAEQVSHHPPVSAFYVTNREDGFSITCSILAKSKFYGNSTSAVLEGTATMTLLPRGEIYTATTPYAHCKGILMGTLSMELGGKINIECENTGYKTELEFKLKPFLGGADATNVVVGKIKLGKETLATIQGHWDKECRLKDLKTGEEILLFKADADMRSKRLTRYLVPMEKQLPTESERLWRLVSEAIAREDQVAATEEKTVLEESQRASAKERAENDKKHIPTLFELNDYGQWIYKYSDLRPWDVRNDVRQYECDYKVITETRNKTVPVVLGADKLIPLRAGMNSVALSFRHLTIVPSAEGSKAPKAKNKSLVLAPRDTNSDSSQSPQGAVKRGSNSAAIKQLTNAVEQMNATLQSHTKQLNDITRRLERMQYAPSSRHSNVHELIGGGVSLSTVIKSLIYALIGLMVSLILRWLFK from the exons ATGTGGTGCTCGAGGCTAGTTTTAAATAACTATCTCAGTCACTCATCCACCCATCCGAAAGCCG ATCTGGACGCTGACAGCCAGAATGAGGCGCCCAATGCGGCCATGTCTGGTCTGGAGTCTGATTCAGAGTCAGAGGCGGCGCAGGAAGATGATCTTGACCAGGTACCATGCGAGGAAACGTGCTATGTCCCATTTCAAGAAGAGGAATTCGGTGAG CAAGGAGAACAGGTGGAGGAGCTGGCAGAGGAGAACAAGAGCCTCATCTGGTGTATCGTAAAACAGGTTCGACCCGGAATGGATCTTAGCAAGGTGGTGCTGCCTACATTTATACTCGAGCCGCGTTCGTTTCTGGACAAGCTCTCAGACTCTTATTATCATGCTGATTTGCTCTCTAG GGCTGTGCATGAGGATGATGCATTCACGCGCATGAAGATCATTGTGCAATGGTACCTGTCTGGATTCTATAAGAAACCCAAAGGCCTCAAAAAGCCATATAATCCCATATTGGGCGAAACGTTTCGTTGCTATTGGGAGCATCCAAATGGCTCTCGCACGTATTACATTGCCGAGCAAGTCTCTCACCATCCGCCCGTTTCGGCCTTTTATGTGACTAACCGCGAGGATGGCTTTAGCATCACCTGCTCCATCTTGGCGAAATCGAAGTTCTATGGCAACAGCACATCGGCCGTGCTGGAGGGCACGGCTACGATGACGCTATTGCCCCGCGGCGAAATTTATACAGCGACCACGCCCTATGCTCACTGCAAGGGTATACTCATGGGTACATTGTCCATGGAACTTGGCGGCAAGATAAACATCGAGTGCGAGAACACCGGTTACAAGACGGAGCTCGAATTCAAACTGAAGCCATTCCTCGGCGGCGCGGATGCCACCAATGTGGTCGTGGGCAAAATTAAATTGGGCAAAGAGACGCTGGCGACTATACAAGGTCACTGGGATAAAGAGTGTCGTCTCAAGGATCTGAAAACAGGCGAGGAAATATTGCTCTTTAAGGCCGATGCAGATATGCGCTCGAAGCGGCTCACCCGCTATCTGGTGCCAATGGAAAAACAACTGCCAACGGAATCGGAACGCCTCTGGCGTCTCGTATCCGAGGCTATAGCGCGCGAGGATCAAGTTGCTGCCACCGAAGAGAAAACCGTGCTTGAGGAAAGCCAGCGGGCATCGGCCAAGGAACGTGCTGAAAACGATAAGAAACATATTCCGACGCTTTTCGAGCTGAACGATTACGGTCAATggatatacaaatattcagaTTTGCGGCCATGGGACGTGCGTAACGATGTGCGCCAATACGAATGCGATTACAAGGTGATCACCGAGACTCGAAATAAAACTGTTCCCGTCGTGCTCGGCGCCGACAAGTTGATTCCGCTGCGTGCCGGTATGAATTCAGTCGCTCTGTCCTTTCGACATTTAACTATTGTACCATCCGCAGAGGGCTCCAAGGCGCCCAAGGCTAAAAACAAATCCCTTGTGCTGGCACCACGCGACACTAACTCGGATTCAAGCCAATCACCCCAAGGCGCCGTCAAGCGCGGCTCCAATAGCGCCGCCATCAAACA ACTCACAAATGCCGTGGAACAGATGAATGCAACACTGCAGAGTCACACGAAACAGCTAAATGACATCACACGCCGACTCGAGCGTATGCAGTATGCACCGTCCTCTAGACACTCCAATGTGCACGAGCTAATTGGCGGCGGAGTTTCCCTATCGACGGTGATCAAGTCGCTAATTTATGCACTAATTGGGCTCATGGTCAGCTTGATTCTGCGTTGGCTGTTCAAATAG